The genome window TGATCCCCCTGCTGATGATCCTCCTGCTTAATTAGTCTTTGTCTTCTTCGATTCTGATCATGTTCTCTAAAACGATCTTTTGTAATTCTGAATTTGCTTTTGTTGGATTTGGATGTTTATCCGGGGTCAATGTAGGCCCGGGGTTGCGGATGGTTGTTTTTATTGCTTTCTATCGGATATCGTACTTGCTTGTAAATGCTTTTGTCTGCTTTGTATATTTCCATTCTTGTGATTGCTTAGGATAGTTTCTTACTGAAAATTTTCCCAAGTGaatgaaatggatggacccgggcaacttctacccgggttgattgctttaatacgtttgtacttagaaaatatttcaaagtaaatgaaatggatggacccgggcaacgtctacccgggttgattgctttaataagtttgtacttagaaaattttccaaGTGAATGAACAGATGGATCCGGGCAACCTTTGCTCGGGTTGGGTGCTTTTGTTTgcttttatacttagaaattttccaagTTAGATGATTGCATGGATGGGCCCGGGTAGATCCTTCCCGGGTTGGTTGTTGATATTGCTTggttgccttagaaattttctaagtaaataataaCACAGATTCATTGGCAGCAAAAGACTTCATTGATATTTAAAACTATTACACAGCTTTGAGAACGATCAAAAGTACATGATTGTTTTTAGGGATATGTAGCTGTCTTCTAGGATCCTTGTCCTTCTTTCTCATTCTACTGGTAGAATTTCCTTAACCTGAGTCCGTGCCAGGTGTTAGACACTTCAGACCCGTCCATATGCTCTAATTTGTAGGTGCCCGGTCTTAGGACTTCTTTCACCTtgtatgggccttcccacttagGCATCAACTTGCCAGTGTTGGTTGGATCAGAGGCTTCGGTGTCCCGTAGGACCAGGTCTCCTGCTTGAAAATTTCTAACCCGGGACTTTTTGCTGAAATGATCCCGGGTCCTTTCCTTGTATTTTTCCATTCGTGCAATTGCCTGATCTCGTACTTCATCTACCAAGTCCAGGTTGACCCGGAGCCCCTCCTCGTTCGCAATTTCATCAAAGTTGATTGTTCTGTGGGAGGGTGACCCGACCTCGATTGGGAGCATTGCCTCGGTTCCATAAGCTAACTTGAATGGGGTTTCTCCGGTGCTTGTCCGGGGACTGGTTCGGTATGACCAGAGAACATGTGGTAGTTCTTCTGGCCACTTGCTCTTGCTTTCTTCCAACCTCTTCTCAATTCCTCTTAGAAGGATCCGGTTGGTAACCTCGACCTGGCCATTCCCTTGAGGGTAGGCGACTGAAGACTTCTTGTGCTTGATGCCTCTTTCAGCCAGGTAGCTTTCGAAGTCCGAACCTATGAACTGGGGTCCGTTGTCTGAGACCAGGACCCTTGGTAGCCCGAATCTCATCAGAATGTTATCCATGAATCGGATGACATCTTGCTGATTGATTGTCCGCATTGCTTTAGCTTCGACCCACTTGGTCATATAGTCGATGGAGACTAGCAAGTATCTGAGGTCTCCTTTAGCCCGGGGAAAGGGTCCCATGATGTCTATTCCCCATACAGCAAAGGGGATCGGGGATAAAACTGAGTAAGGTAGGACAGGGCTTACCCAGGGCACGTTGCTGAACAACTGACAGTTCTTGCATCTTTTCACAAATTCCATAGCATCTTGGTGTATAgttggccagtagtagccttgccgGATGATTTTATATGCCAGGCCTTTTGCCGACATGTGATCTCCACAGATCCCTTCGTGGACTTCCCTCAAGCAGTACTCAGATTCTTCCGGGCCGATGCATTTTAGGATCGGGGCTGAGTAAGTTCTACGGAATAGGATCCCGTTTTCTACGAAAAACTTGGCCGCCTTAGCTTTCAGTCTTTGGGCTTTTCCTTTGTCTTCGGGTAGCTCTCCCTTCTCTATGTAGTTGATCACGGGAGTCATCCAGGTAGGGTTGTCATTGATTTCAAAAACTTCTTCGTGCTCGATTGTTGGTTTATGCAGCTCTTCAAAATAAACCGAGCTTTCCAAGTCAGCTGAGTTCTGGACAAGTCTGGAGAGGTTATCTGCTTCCGAATTTTCTTCTCTGTTGATTTGTAGAATTTTGTACCCGGGGATCAGGGTAAGGTAACTTTTTACCAGGGCTTGATACTTTGTCAGGATCGGGTCTTTGGCGAGATACTCTCCGTTAGTTTGTCTGACTACAATCTGGGAGTCACTGTAGATGGTGAGGTTCCGGATTGACAGGGTCCGGACCAACCTTAATCCTGCTAACagggcttcatactctgctTGATTGTTGGTTGCTGCAAAGTTGAAAGAGATTGCTGTTTTAATGGTGAATCCATCCGGGCTCTTTAGGATGAGTCCGGCTCCTGACCTTTCGGTTGTTGAGGATCCATCAACGTGGAGTATCCAAGACTCCGGGTTAGGCTTTTCCGGGGCTTCCGGTTCAGTTTCCATAGGAGTTGTCTGGTTTTCTGGGAAGTTGCATTCTACCACGAAATCTGCCAGGACCTGGGCTTTGACTGCTGTCCGGGGTAGGAATGTTAGGCTGAACTGGCTAAGTTCGATTGCCCAGTTCACCAGTCTCCCGGAGATGTCAGgtttgtgaatgattttcctCAAAGGTTGGTCTGTGACAATCCTGATTTCTCTTCCTTGAAAGTAGTGCCTGAGTTTCCTGGATGCGGTGATTAGTGCAAATGCGAATTTTTCTAAGTTGGGATATCTGGTCTCCGCATCCTTCAAGACTTGGCTAACATAGTAGACGGGCTTCTGTTGCCCGGCTTCCTCCCGGATCAAGGCTGCCCCGACGGCCAAGGGACCGGCAGACAGGTATAGGTAGAGAGGTTCTCCGGGTAAGGCTTTTGTCAGGATTGGGGGTTTGGACAGATAAGCTTTGATTTCATCAAGGGCTCTTTGGCAGTCCGGGTTCCATTCTActaatttctgattttttgcCCCTTTTAGCAATTCAAAGAATGGTAGACATCTTTCAGCAAGTTTGGAGACAAACCTTCGGAGTGCCGCTAAGGACCCTGCTAGCTTTTGGACCTCCCTCTGAGTCCGAGGTGGTTGCATCTCTTGCACAGCTTTGATCTTCTCCGGGTTGGCTTCGATACCCCGGTTGCTTACCATAAAACCCAAAAATTTTCCAGCTTCTACTCCAAAGGTACACTTGTCTGGGTTGAGCTTTAGCTTAGTCCTTCTCATGTTCTCAAAACATTCTTTGAGATCTGAAATGTGCCCCGGGACTGATGTGGATTTGGAGATGATGTCGTCGACGTAGCATTCCAAATTTCTTCCAAGTTGatctttgaaaatttcattcattgctTTCTGGTATGTGGACCCGGCGTTTCTTAACCCGAAAGGCATAAGTTTGTAGGCATAGACTGCCCGATGGGTTATGAAAGCTGTTTTGGCTATGTCTGctgggttcatcttaacctgGTTGTACCCGGAGAAGGCGTCCATAAAGCTTAACATCAGGTGTCCTGATGTAGCATCAATCAGCTGATCAATGCTTGGCAGAGGATAAGGGTCCTTGGGGCACGCTGCGTTCAGATCTGTGTAGTCGACGCACATTCTCCATTTGCCGTTTGCTTTCTTAACCATGACTACGTTGGAGAGCCATTCCGGGTATTTGATCTCACATATGATATCCGCCTTCATTAATTTGCCCACTTCCTCATCTATTGCCCTCTGCCTCTCCGGGGCGAAATTTCTTCGTTTTTGTTTAACAGGCTTTTTCTTGGGATCGACGTCAAGGCTGTGTATTGCTAGTGACTCATCCAACCCGGGCATGTCGTCCGGGCTCCAGGCAAAAACATCTGCATAGCTCCGGAGTAGTTGGATGAGTTCCTCCTTAAAAACAGTATCCAGGCCTTTTCCAATTTTAACTTTCCTTGTCGGGCTGTCTTTTTCGATCAGGACCGACTCGGTCTCGACCGCGGCTTCGACCTTGGTTAGTTCTTGCGCCGAGATCATTTGCTGGATCCGGGCGTCAGTGTTCTTTTCCACAAAATCTTGCGCTGAGCTCATGTTTGCTTTCTGGTTGCTTTGTCCAGGACCAGGATTGGCTGCTCCCAGGCTTTGACTGCCCGGGTCTAGGTCGATGACCTGGACTTCACCTTTGGGGTTTGCTTTCTGGTAAGGCCGATGCTTCTTGTTGCTTTTCTGCTTTTGGAAGACCGTTGTCTTTCTTTTGTTGTCCAAGTGTGTTTCCGCCATGACTAAGGCTTGGCTGTAACACACCCCGGCTGTTGCCGAATCTCCTCTGACTTCTCCTACCCCGAACGGGGTTGGGAATTTGAACTTTAGGTGCGGGATGGAAGTAATAGCTTCGATCTTGTTCAAACCTGGGCGGCCGATGATCACGTTGTAAGGGGAGGGTGTATCCGTCACATAGAATTTGATGGTGTGGGTGACTTGGTTCGGGAGAGTTCCGAATCGGACCGGGAGATAAAGTGTGCCAAGGACCGGGACAATGCTGTTCCCGAATCCATATAAAGGATCCTCCCTGTAGTCGTTCATCCGGATGCTTCCTAGTTCCATCCGATCCATGGTGTGTTTGAACAGAATGTTGGCTGAAGAGCCGTTGTCTACCAGGATCCTCCTCACTTCATTTTCGGCCATGTCAAGGGTTACCACTAAGGCTTGATTGTGACCCCGGGTAACACCCTCGAAGtccttgctgctgaaggaaATGACTTGTTCAGGGAAGGCCTGGATGGACATGACTTCTTGACAGGAGTCCGGGCTGGGGGGAGGGGAACAGGATCCGCCCAGTACCACGTTGACAATGTTCTTTTGTTTCCCCGATCCCTCTCCCTTGTTTGCTGTGTTCCGGGCTATGTATTGCCCCATGTTGCCTTTGCTGATTTGCTCTTCAATGAAATATTTGAGGGATATGCAGTTTTCTGTTTTGTGACCGTGGGTGCCATGATAGTCACAATGTCTGTTAGCAGGTCTGCTCTCTGGAGGAGTCTGCATAGGTTTTGGTGGGTAGTAGAAGGGTTTGTCTCTGATTTCTTTGAGTATGTCCTCTCGGGATCTGTTTAGGGGGGTCCATTCGGGCTCTGGTTTTGGTTCCCTGGTTGCTTTGTTTGGACCGGGGTCACTCCTGGACCCGGATCCCTGTTGGCTGGTCCTCTTGGAACCTGATTGCTGGATGAAGTTTGTCTGTCTGTCGGGTTTGAATTTTTTGTCCTGGTGATATTCTTTCCGGGGTCTATCTTCGACTTGTTTTCCTTTCGAACTGCCCTGTCGGGTCATCCTCATTGCTTGGAGTACATCGGTCTCCTTAATGAATTTTGCGGCCATGGCATAGGCAGCTGCCAGGCTTTGGGGCTCTTTGTTGATCAATTCGACCACGTATCTCTCATTTTGTTCCGGGTCCAGGTTCCTCCGGAATATGCTCAGAGCCTCACGCTCATCCAGGttggaaattttgttgattgcttcctggAAACGTTTCATGTAGTCCGAGAGTGCCTCATTGTCATATTGGCGAACCGTTTCCAGGTGACACATATGGAGTTCGTGTGTCTTGTTTGCTCGAAACCTTCTGAGGAAGGCTTCCCTGAAATCTCTCCAGGACCCGATGCTCCGGGAGGGGATCCGGCTGAACCATCTCTGTGCCCCTCCCTTGAATGTGGAAGCGAAGAAACGGCACTTGGTCAGATCATTGTAGTAGTAGATCTGGGCTATCTGTTCGAAGTAGTGCAGGTGTTCTTCCGGGTCTCCCAGTCCATTGAAGGATTCAAAGTTGTAGTGTTTCATGCCCTTTTGTCGGGGTATGGATTCCAAGGAGTGGCTGAAGGGAGTTAGGGTTCCCCCAATTTCAAGCCCGGCATCATTTCCGATTTTCCGGTTGAGTTCATTGATCATGTCTCTGAGGTTGGTTTGCCCCGGTCTCTCATCCTCGTCAT of Daucus carota subsp. sativus chromosome 3, DH1 v3.0, whole genome shotgun sequence contains these proteins:
- the LOC108194776 gene encoding uncharacterized protein LOC108194776; its protein translation is MTALFNGSKENRKLHIKRTRSHLGLPQNPDNPQTDQDNPNQDHASGPLFTHVNPEENQTINPNDARVTIEANQYKYTDVPVTTLHLSQLTNVELAEAIRQYHDRRESNRRLEDIGESEDSGNSRQSRGSVFDRIGDKAKKKKQKDSEETRLRILAERKEQIRKEEEEKLEQKIAIRMQLEEEKLIKGSRSKRYRKETTPELISDDEDERPGQTNLRDMINELNRKIGNDAGLEIGGTLTPFSHSLESIPRQKGMKHYNFESFNGLGDPEEHLHYFEQIAQIYYYNDLTKCRFFASTFKGGAQRWFSRIPSRSIGSWRDFREAFLRRFRANKTHELHMCHLETVRQYDNEALSDYMKRFQEAINKISNLDEREALSIFRRNLDPEQNERYVVELINKEPQSLAAAYAMAAKFIKETDVLQAMRMTRQGSSKGKQVEDRPRKEYHQDKKFKPDRQTNFIQQSGSKRTSQQGSGSRSDPGPNKATREPKPEPEWTPLNRSREDILKEIRDKPFYYPPKPMQTPPESRPANRHCDYHGTHGHKTENCISLKYFIEEQISKGNMGQYIARNTANKGEGSGKQKNIVNVVLGGSCSPPPSPDSCQEVMSIQAFPEQVISFSSKDFEGVTRGHNQALVVTLDMAENEVRRILVDNGSSANILFKHTMDRMELGSIRMNDYREDPLYGFGNSIVPVLGTLYLPVRFGTLPNQVTHTIKFYVTDTPSPYNVIIGRPGLNKIEAITSIPHLKFKFPTPFGVGEVRGDSATAGVCYSQALVMAETHLDNKRKTTVFQKQKSNKKHRPYQKANPKGEVQVIDLDPGSQSLGAANPGPGQSNQKANMSSAQDFVEKNTDARIQQMISAQELTKVEAAVETESVLIEKDSPTRKVKIGKGLDTVFKEELIQLLRSYADVFAWSPDDMPGLDESLAIHSLDVDPKKKPVKQKRRNFAPERQRAIDEEVGKLMKADIICEIKYPEWLSNVVMVKKANGKWRMCVDYTDLNAACPKDPYPLPSIDQLIDATSGHLMLSFMDAFSGYNQVKMNPADIAKTAFITHRAVYAYKLMPFGLRNAGSTYQKAMNEIFKDQLGRNLECYVDDIISKSTSVPGHISDLKECFENMRRTKLKLNPDKCTFGVEAGKFLGFMVSNRGIEANPEKIKAVQEMQPPRTQREVQKLAGSLAALRRFVSKLAERCLPFFELLKGAKNQKLVEWNPDCQRALDEIKAYLSKPPILTKALPGEPLYLYLSAGPLAVGAALIREEAGQQKPVYYVSQVLKDAETRYPNLEKFAFALITASRKLRHYFQGREIRIVTDQPLRKIIHKPDISGRLVNWAIELSQFSLTFLPRTAVKAQVLADFVVECNFPENQTTPMETEPEAPEKPNPESWILHVDGSSTTERSGAGLILKSPDGFTIKTAISFNFAATNNQAEYEALLAGLRLVRTLSIRNLTIYSDSQIVVRQTNGEYLAKDPILTKYQALVKSYLTLIPGYKILQINREENSEADNLSRLVQNSADLESSVYFEELHKPTIEHEEVFEINDNPTWMTPVINYIEKGELPEDKGKAQRLKAKAAKFFVENGILFRRTYSAPILKCIGPEESEYCLREVHEGICGDHMSAKGLAYKIIRQGYYWPTIHQDAMEFVKRCKNCQLFSNVPWVSPVLPYSVLSPIPFAVWGIDIMGPFPRAKGDLRYLLVSIDYMTKWVEAKAMRTINQQDVIRFMDNILMRFGLPRVLVSDNGPQFIGSDFESYLAERGIKHKKSSVAYPQGNGQVEVTNRILLRGIEKRLEESKSKWPEELPHVLWSYRTSPRTSTGETPFKLAYGTEAMLPIEVGSPSHRTINFDEIANEEGLRVNLDLVDEVRDQAIARMEKYKERTRDHFSKKSRVRNFQAGDLVLRDTEASDPTNTGKLMPKWEGPYKVKEVLRPGTYKLEHMDGSEVSNTWHGLRLRKFYQ